The following are from one region of the Rhodospirillaceae bacterium genome:
- a CDS encoding addiction module toxin RelE, translating to MWKVLYCEEFDDEFSGLSEVVQDELAAMVLLLKAFGPELRRPHADTLNGSKHANMKELRFTADEGVWRVAFAFDPERKAILLIAGDKSGGSEKRFYRQLIKKADKRYDDHLQSLK from the coding sequence ATGTGGAAAGTTCTTTACTGCGAGGAATTCGATGATGAGTTTTCAGGCTTGTCCGAAGTCGTTCAGGATGAACTGGCTGCCATGGTGCTTCTGCTTAAGGCGTTCGGGCCGGAACTTCGTCGCCCTCATGCGGATACCCTCAATGGATCGAAGCACGCCAACATGAAAGAACTTCGATTCACTGCGGATGAGGGTGTTTGGCGCGTGGCGTTTGCGTTTGATCCTGAGCGCAAAGCCATCTTGTTGATTGCCGGTGATAAAAGCGGCGGTTCTGAAAAGCGGTTTTACCGGCAACTGATCAAGAAGGCTGATAAACGTTATGACGATCACTTGCAGAGCTTGAAATAG
- a CDS encoding helix-turn-helix transcriptional regulator, producing MAKDFDDILKKMPPKRRKKIAARGQQLIAEHLALIELRAAMNKTQVKVARELGVQQTTVSRMEKRSDMLISTLRQYIEAMGGDLDIVARFPDRPDVHIEGLQEITKVKSA from the coding sequence ATGGCGAAAGATTTTGACGATATTCTCAAAAAAATGCCGCCCAAACGGCGCAAGAAAATCGCGGCGCGTGGTCAGCAACTGATCGCCGAGCACCTTGCCCTGATCGAACTGCGGGCCGCTATGAACAAAACCCAGGTCAAGGTGGCCAGGGAGTTGGGCGTTCAGCAAACGACAGTCTCACGCATGGAAAAGCGCTCCGACATGCTGATCTCGACCTTGCGCCAGTACATCGAAGCCATGGGCGGCGACCTTGACATCGTGGCGCGGTTTCCCGACAGGCCGGATGTTCATATTGAAGGATTGCAGGAAATAACAAAGGTTAAATCGGCTTAG
- a CDS encoding YkgJ family cysteine cluster protein, producing the protein MEKHFHCTACGKCCNGWLPLTLDDALAGAGRFPLAMVLTTVRQSARAYSITARHGTILQLSKNKRVAVQISPMSYLPPTLSCPALADDGRCTIHGQKPTRCRTMPFSGYRNESDQGPLLNPKDGWLCDTSSAAPVVYRDKQIIERADFEREARQLNDEAAILRPYIDTLIASAPNVAAGLESAAQKAQGGTVVLNFTTVLPRLKDVDTASFAGQQLPVLKAFANKTAGDKKLADYHQYYAQNIKGLERF; encoded by the coding sequence ATGGAAAAGCATTTCCATTGCACGGCGTGTGGCAAGTGTTGCAATGGCTGGCTGCCGCTGACCCTGGATGACGCCCTTGCCGGTGCCGGTCGCTTCCCCCTGGCCATGGTCCTGACGACGGTCCGCCAAAGTGCCCGGGCTTACAGTATCACCGCCCGCCACGGCACCATCCTGCAATTGTCGAAGAACAAGCGGGTGGCGGTGCAAATCAGCCCCATGTCTTACCTGCCGCCGACCCTTTCCTGCCCAGCCCTGGCCGACGATGGCCGCTGCACCATTCATGGGCAGAAGCCGACCCGCTGTCGGACGATGCCGTTTTCCGGCTACCGCAATGAAAGCGATCAGGGACCGCTGCTTAACCCCAAGGATGGCTGGTTGTGCGACACATCCAGCGCAGCGCCCGTGGTTTACCGGGATAAACAAATCATTGAGCGTGCTGACTTCGAGCGCGAGGCCCGTCAGTTAAACGACGAGGCCGCCATCTTGCGCCCTTACATTGATACCCTGATCGCCAGCGCCCCCAATGTGGCGGCGGGACTGGAAAGTGCGGCCCAAAAAGCCCAAGGCGGCACCGTCGTGCTCAACTTCACAACCGTGCTGCCCAGATTAAAAGACGTCGATACGGCCAGCTTCGCAGGGCAACAACTGCCGGTCCTGAAAGCCTTCGCAAATAAGACGGCGGGGGACAAAAAACTGGCCGACTATCACCAGTACTACGCCCAGAATATCAAGGGCCTGGAAAGGTTTTAG
- a CDS encoding 2-isopropylmalate synthase, with protein sequence MSSKQTNNIVIFDTTLRDGEQSPGASMNLDEKLRIAQVLEAMGVDVIEAGFPIASEGDFEAVSEISKIIKDSTVCGLARATRGDIERCAEAIKDAPRGRIHTFLSTSPLHMEYKLQMEPEAVFEKVKESVTIARNLCDDVEWSAEDGSRTDHDFLCRCVEAAIDCGASTVNIPDTVGYAMPDEYAALITMLFNRVPNIDKAIISVHCHNDLGLAVANSLAAVQVGARQVECTINGLGERAGNAAMEEIVMALKTRADHVPFSTGIETSHFIKASKLVSTITGFNVQPNKAIVGANAFAHESGIHQDGMLKHAGTYEIMTPESVGLGMSKLVLGKHSGKHAFSEKLKALGYDLGDNAVKDAFMRFKNLADLKKEVFDEDIVALVDDEVVRANDHIRLVSLEINCGTVHRPPKASLEMEIDGDSRTCTSTGDGPVDAAFNAIKELFPHTADLQLYQVHAVTHGTDAQAEVTVRLGEDGKTVNGQSADTDTMVASVKAYINALNKLLVKREKTAPSALSA encoded by the coding sequence ATGAGTAGTAAACAGACAAACAATATAGTAATTTTCGACACCACCTTGCGCGATGGCGAGCAGTCGCCGGGCGCTTCCATGAATCTGGATGAAAAGTTACGCATCGCCCAAGTTCTCGAAGCGATGGGCGTTGATGTCATCGAAGCCGGTTTCCCGATTGCATCGGAAGGCGACTTCGAGGCGGTCAGCGAAATTTCCAAGATCATCAAGGACTCGACGGTTTGCGGCCTGGCCCGCGCCACCCGCGGTGATATCGAACGCTGCGCCGAAGCCATCAAGGACGCCCCGCGTGGCCGTATCCACACCTTCCTCTCAACCTCGCCACTGCATATGGAATACAAGTTGCAGATGGAGCCCGAGGCGGTCTTCGAGAAGGTCAAGGAAAGTGTCACGATCGCCCGCAACCTGTGTGACGATGTGGAATGGTCGGCCGAAGACGGCTCGCGCACGGATCATGACTTCCTGTGTCGTTGCGTCGAGGCGGCAATCGATTGCGGCGCCAGCACCGTCAACATCCCCGATACCGTCGGCTACGCCATGCCCGATGAATATGCGGCCCTGATTACGATGCTGTTCAACCGGGTTCCGAACATCGACAAGGCGATCATTTCCGTTCATTGCCACAATGACCTGGGGCTGGCCGTTGCCAATTCGCTGGCCGCCGTTCAGGTCGGCGCCCGGCAGGTCGAATGCACCATCAATGGTCTGGGCGAGCGGGCCGGCAACGCGGCCATGGAAGAAATCGTCATGGCCCTGAAGACGCGTGCCGATCATGTGCCGTTCAGCACCGGTATCGAGACGTCGCATTTCATCAAGGCCTCGAAACTGGTCTCGACCATTACCGGCTTCAATGTTCAGCCAAACAAGGCAATTGTCGGCGCTAACGCCTTCGCCCACGAGTCAGGCATTCATCAGGACGGTATGCTCAAACATGCCGGAACCTATGAAATCATGACCCCTGAATCGGTCGGTTTGGGGATGTCCAAACTGGTGTTGGGCAAGCATTCGGGCAAACACGCTTTTTCGGAAAAATTGAAAGCCCTGGGTTACGATCTGGGTGACAACGCCGTCAAGGACGCCTTCATGCGGTTCAAGAATCTGGCCGATTTGAAAAAGGAGGTCTTCGACGAGGACATCGTCGCCCTGGTCGATGACGAGGTCGTGCGGGCCAATGATCACATTCGCCTGGTGTCCCTGGAAATTAACTGTGGCACCGTCCACCGCCCGCCTAAGGCGAGCCTGGAAATGGAAATCGATGGCGACAGCAGGACCTGCACCTCAACCGGGGACGGTCCCGTTGATGCGGCTTTTAATGCGATCAAGGAGTTGTTCCCGCACACCGCTGATTTGCAACTCTATCAGGTTCACGCGGTCACACATGGCACCGATGCCCAGGCAGAGGTTACGGTCCGCCTGGGAGAGGATGGCAAGACCGTCAATGGACAAAGTGCGGACACGGACACCATGGTGGCTTCGGTAAAAGCCTATATTAACGCTTTGAACAAGCTGTTGGTGAAACGTGAGAAAACTGCACCTTCCGCACTTTCCGCCTAG
- a CDS encoding rod shape-determining protein: MFSRLFGFLSADMAIDLGTANTLVYVKGRGIVLNEPSVVAIVEIKGKKQVLAVGEEAKRMLGRTPGNIRAIRPLRDGVIADFEVAEEMIKYFIRKVHNRRSFASPLVIVCVPSGSTAVERRAIQESAESAGARKVLLIEEPMAAAIGAGLPVTEPTGSMVVDIGGGTTEVAVLSLGGIVYARSVRVGGDKMDEAIIGYIRRNHNLLVGESSASRIKEEIGSACPPDEGDGRTMEIKGRDLMNGVPKELIISERQIAESLAEPVGAIIEAVKVALEHTEPELAADIVDKGIVLTGGGGLLSNLDFVLRHATGLPVSLADDPLSCVVLGTGRALEEMKRLKDVLTSMY; the protein is encoded by the coding sequence ATGTTTTCCAGACTTTTCGGCTTCCTGTCGGCAGATATGGCCATCGATTTGGGAACGGCCAATACCCTGGTCTATGTAAAGGGTAGGGGGATTGTTCTGAACGAGCCTTCGGTTGTCGCCATTGTCGAGATCAAGGGCAAGAAGCAGGTTCTCGCCGTTGGTGAGGAAGCCAAGCGTATGCTTGGTCGCACACCGGGAAATATCCGCGCTATCCGGCCGCTTCGTGACGGTGTGATCGCCGACTTTGAAGTCGCCGAAGAAATGATCAAGTATTTCATTCGCAAGGTACACAACCGGCGCAGCTTCGCCAGTCCGCTGGTCATCGTTTGTGTCCCCTCGGGTTCAACCGCCGTTGAACGCCGGGCCATTCAGGAATCAGCTGAAAGCGCCGGCGCCCGTAAAGTTCTGTTGATTGAAGAACCGATGGCCGCGGCCATTGGCGCCGGCTTGCCGGTTACCGAACCGACAGGTTCCATGGTTGTCGATATTGGCGGTGGCACGACCGAGGTCGCGGTGCTGTCCCTTGGCGGTATTGTTTACGCGCGTTCGGTGCGTGTCGGCGGCGACAAGATGGACGAGGCGATCATCGGCTATATCCGTCGCAACCATAATCTGCTGGTTGGTGAAAGCAGCGCCTCGCGGATCAAGGAAGAAATCGGCTCCGCCTGTCCGCCTGATGAAGGCGACGGCCGGACCATGGAAATCAAGGGCCGTGATCTGATGAACGGGGTTCCCAAGGAACTGATTATTTCCGAACGGCAAATCGCCGAAAGTCTGGCCGAACCGGTCGGCGCTATTATCGAGGCGGTCAAAGTGGCGCTCGAACATACCGAACCGGAACTGGCCGCCGATATCGTCGATAAAGGCATCGTCCTGACCGGCGGCGGCGGCTTGCTGAGCAATCTGGATTTCGTGCTTCGCCACGCTACCGGCCTGCCGGTTTCACTGGCCGATGATCCGCTATCTTGTGTGGTTCTTGGCACCGGTCGCGCACTGGAAGAAATGAAGCGTCTGAAAGACGTTCTGACAAGCATGTACTAG